A window of the Polaribacter sp. HaHaR_3_91 genome harbors these coding sequences:
- a CDS encoding arylsulfatase, whose product MKTIRFIFILLLLTSCKFTKNVNTKNSITKNTRPNIIYILADDLGYADIGPYGQNKIKTPNLDKMAKEGMIFTNHYSGSTVCMPSRASLLTGYDQGHATVRGNPVWTNSGNPVNLKRHEKTVANELKKVGYKTAVIGKWGLSEGNNDGNFPSEHGFDYFLGYKKHGQAHHYYADTLYLNNDPYILKGNKPLLKQGKYTHDVFVNEALSYVEREKDNPFFLYMALTLPHLEITVPEDSKKQYLDLGWPKRKMNTKGHYKNDPEGNTTYAGMVSRMDRDIGKLLEKLKELGIDDNTIVFFSSDNGPEFEKRDKFFNSNGDLRGGKRELYEGGIRVPLIARYPGKIAPATKSEHISAFWDFLPTVCDLAGVTPENKDINGISFAPELLGRTKDQTKHEYLYWEFNERQGPIQAIRQGDWKMVWLLEKEPELYNLSSDIGEQNNLAKQYPEKLNEMLSILKNVRTESAEFPLETRALALKKRK is encoded by the coding sequence ATGAAGACGATAAGATTTATTTTTATTTTACTATTACTTACTTCTTGTAAGTTTACTAAAAATGTAAATACAAAAAATAGTATAACTAAAAATACTAGGCCTAATATCATTTATATTCTGGCAGATGATTTAGGGTATGCAGATATAGGTCCTTATGGGCAAAATAAAATTAAAACCCCCAATTTAGATAAAATGGCTAAGGAAGGAATGATTTTTACCAATCATTATTCTGGATCTACAGTATGTATGCCATCTCGAGCAAGTTTGCTAACCGGTTATGATCAAGGACATGCAACAGTAAGAGGAAACCCAGTTTGGACCAATAGTGGAAATCCTGTCAATTTAAAAAGACATGAAAAAACCGTTGCTAATGAACTTAAAAAAGTTGGTTATAAAACTGCTGTTATTGGTAAATGGGGATTGTCTGAAGGTAACAACGATGGTAATTTTCCATCAGAACATGGTTTCGATTATTTTTTAGGATATAAAAAACATGGTCAGGCACACCATTATTATGCAGATACCCTGTATTTAAATAATGATCCTTATATTCTTAAAGGAAACAAACCTTTGTTAAAACAAGGTAAATACACACATGATGTTTTTGTAAACGAAGCACTTAGTTATGTAGAAAGAGAAAAAGATAATCCATTTTTTCTTTATATGGCATTAACATTACCACATTTAGAGATAACGGTTCCAGAAGATTCTAAGAAACAATATTTGGATTTAGGATGGCCAAAACGTAAAATGAATACCAAAGGGCATTATAAAAATGATCCAGAGGGAAACACAACGTATGCAGGTATGGTTTCTCGTATGGATAGAGATATTGGTAAATTATTAGAGAAGTTAAAAGAATTAGGGATTGATGATAATACCATTGTTTTCTTTTCTAGTGATAATGGTCCTGAGTTTGAAAAAAGAGACAAATTTTTTAATAGCAATGGAGATTTAAGAGGCGGTAAACGTGAGTTATATGAAGGAGGAATTAGAGTTCCTTTAATTGCTAGATACCCAGGAAAAATTGCACCTGCCACTAAAAGTGAACATATTTCTGCTTTTTGGGATTTTTTACCAACAGTTTGTGATTTAGCAGGTGTTACTCCAGAAAATAAAGACATCAACGGAATTTCTTTTGCTCCTGAGTTATTAGGGAGAACAAAAGATCAAACAAAACATGAATATTTATATTGGGAGTTTAATGAGCGCCAAGGTCCTATACAAGCCATTAGGCAAGGCGATTGGAAAATGGTTTGGCTATTAGAAAAAGAACCAGAATTATATAATCTGTCATCAGATATTGGAGAACAAAATAATCTTGCAAAACAATATCCAGAAAAGTTGAATGAAATGCTTTCAATTTTAAAAAATGTGAGAACAGAAAGCGCAGAGTTTCCTTTAGAAACAAGAGCATTAGCATTAAAAAAAAGAAAATAA
- a CDS encoding arylsulfatase, producing the protein MKNSYASFKIIMLLVVIFFSCDKKEQQQSKPNIILIYADDLGIGMLGHEGQKIITTPNIDQLANEGMRFKNSYSSMLCAPSRASLITGKTDTHATSFEISKAGIYKKARQEGFSPEEIEAKINKILTPIPKEDLFLGEVAQKAGYVTAQYGKLEWGFAATHQQMNRHGWDHYFGYLDHVRAHGFYPPYLFGNDGLVKIEGNTLINCAKSIEPETPEAYKERWDMTGKKTYSQDIFMDSVTTFIQKNKDKPFFLYFPTQLPHGPVSIPKVHDDFINDSRLTQIEKEYASMVKLLDDNVGEIMNELKSSGIDDNTIVIFSADNGHEIYYAKEGRIDKKYTNRYTKQRFNDYDRKYYSELAGDVFDGNGGRAGLKRSNLQGGINVPLIVRWPQKIAPKTVSKRLVAGYDILPTVAEIAGFSEELKVDGISFYDELLGSKKKVEHDYVVFSSFIGPTLITNDGWKIRYYNHKKAFNLYYLPTDFKEENDLSREHPEKYNTLKKLLLKACDGDYNNGFFKWSKIMNIKK; encoded by the coding sequence ATGAAAAATAGCTATGCTTCTTTTAAAATAATAATGTTATTGGTTGTTATTTTCTTTTCTTGTGATAAAAAAGAACAACAACAAAGCAAGCCGAATATCATCCTTATTTATGCCGATGATTTAGGAATTGGTATGTTAGGTCATGAAGGGCAAAAAATTATAACAACACCTAATATTGATCAATTAGCAAATGAAGGAATGAGGTTTAAAAACTCTTATTCGAGCATGCTATGTGCACCGTCAAGAGCGTCATTAATTACAGGTAAAACAGATACACACGCAACTTCTTTTGAAATATCTAAGGCAGGAATTTATAAAAAAGCCAGACAAGAAGGTTTTTCTCCAGAAGAAATAGAGGCAAAGATTAATAAGATTCTAACTCCTATTCCAAAAGAAGATTTGTTTTTAGGAGAAGTAGCTCAAAAAGCAGGATATGTTACAGCACAATACGGAAAATTAGAATGGGGTTTTGCAGCTACACATCAACAAATGAACAGACATGGATGGGACCATTATTTTGGTTATTTAGATCATGTTAGAGCACATGGTTTTTATCCTCCTTATTTATTTGGTAATGATGGATTGGTGAAAATTGAAGGCAATACTTTAATAAATTGTGCAAAATCTATAGAGCCAGAAACGCCAGAAGCGTATAAAGAACGTTGGGATATGACGGGTAAAAAAACATACTCTCAAGATATTTTTATGGATAGTGTTACTACGTTTATCCAAAAAAATAAAGACAAACCATTTTTCTTATATTTTCCTACACAATTACCACACGGCCCTGTTTCTATACCTAAAGTTCACGATGATTTTATAAATGACAGTAGGTTAACACAAATAGAAAAAGAGTATGCTTCTATGGTAAAATTATTAGATGATAATGTAGGAGAAATCATGAACGAGCTTAAAAGTAGTGGAATTGATGATAATACCATTGTAATATTTAGTGCAGACAACGGACATGAAATTTATTATGCTAAAGAAGGTAGAATTGATAAAAAGTACACAAACAGATATACTAAACAACGTTTTAATGACTATGATAGAAAGTATTATAGCGAATTAGCTGGTGATGTTTTTGATGGAAATGGTGGAAGAGCAGGTTTAAAGAGAAGTAATTTACAAGGAGGTATTAATGTTCCGTTAATTGTAAGGTGGCCTCAAAAGATAGCTCCTAAAACGGTAAGTAAACGTCTGGTTGCTGGGTATGATATATTACCAACTGTAGCAGAAATTGCTGGTTTTTCTGAAGAACTAAAAGTTGATGGAATTTCTTTTTATGATGAATTATTAGGTAGTAAAAAGAAGGTAGAACATGATTATGTGGTGTTTTCTTCGTTTATAGGTCCCACATTAATTACAAATGATGGTTGGAAAATTAGATATTACAATCATAAAAAAGCATTTAATTTATATTATTTACCAACAGATTTTAAAGAAGAAAATGATTTATCTAGAGAGCATCCAGAAAAATACAACACACTTAAAAAATTGCTTTTAAAAGCGTGTGATGGTGACTATAATAATGGTTTTTTTAAATGGAGTAAAATTATGAATATTAAAAAGTAA
- a CDS encoding NAD(P)/FAD-dependent oxidoreductase produces the protein MNIPKVDLPRVVIVGGGFAGLNLVKKLRKLPIQLVMLNKHNYHAFQPLLYQVSTCGIEPDSIVYPLRMFIKRQKNFYFRLADVKSVDPVNKILTADIGDLSYDYLIINTGTKTNFFGNKQIKKYAMPMKTIPQALNLRSLILQNFEKSTIVASNEDKKFLLNFVIVGAGPTGVELAGAIAEFRQGVLPTDFPDLDPELMQIHILEGADRVLPPMSLKSSKKATEALKKLGVKIHTNTIVTDFDGKLVKTKDGKEFKTRTLIWSAGVTGNLLNGFPETSYNPRSNRYYVDEFNKVKGYKDVFALGDIALMQSESYPNGHPQVAQPAIQQAKLLSANFSKILKGKTNLKPFKYNDKGSMATIGRNKAVADIWNLQFSNFLAWLIWMFIHLMSLVGFRNRLVVFLNWVYNYTSYNKASRLIIRRFSVSSRRVRTNSEL, from the coding sequence TGGTTTTGCAGGTTTAAATCTTGTAAAAAAATTAAGGAAGTTGCCAATACAATTAGTGATGCTAAATAAGCATAATTACCATGCTTTTCAACCATTACTATATCAAGTATCTACTTGTGGAATAGAGCCAGATTCAATTGTGTATCCACTTAGGATGTTTATTAAACGACAGAAAAATTTTTATTTCAGATTAGCAGATGTTAAAAGTGTTGATCCAGTAAATAAAATATTAACAGCAGATATTGGAGACCTCTCTTATGATTATTTAATTATAAATACAGGTACAAAGACAAATTTCTTTGGCAATAAGCAAATAAAAAAATATGCTATGCCAATGAAAACAATTCCACAAGCATTAAATTTACGTAGTTTAATCTTACAAAATTTTGAAAAGAGTACTATTGTTGCTTCCAACGAAGACAAAAAATTCTTATTAAACTTTGTTATTGTAGGTGCTGGACCAACTGGTGTAGAATTAGCAGGTGCAATTGCTGAATTTAGACAAGGTGTTTTGCCTACCGATTTTCCAGATTTAGACCCAGAACTAATGCAAATTCATATTTTAGAAGGCGCCGATAGAGTTTTACCTCCAATGAGTTTAAAATCTTCTAAAAAAGCCACAGAAGCATTAAAAAAATTAGGCGTAAAAATACATACCAATACAATAGTAACAGATTTTGATGGTAAATTAGTTAAAACCAAAGATGGAAAAGAGTTTAAAACTAGAACTTTAATTTGGTCTGCAGGTGTAACTGGTAATTTATTAAACGGATTTCCTGAAACAAGTTATAATCCTAGAAGTAATCGTTACTATGTAGACGAATTTAACAAAGTAAAAGGGTATAAAGATGTTTTTGCTTTGGGTGATATTGCTTTAATGCAAAGTGAATCTTACCCTAATGGTCATCCACAAGTGGCGCAACCAGCAATACAGCAAGCTAAATTACTTTCAGCTAATTTTAGTAAAATATTGAAAGGAAAAACAAATCTTAAGCCTTTTAAATATAATGACAAAGGCTCTATGGCAACCATAGGTAGAAACAAAGCAGTTGCAGATATATGGAATCTTCAGTTTAGTAATTTTTTAGCTTGGTTAATTTGGATGTTTATTCATTTAATGTCTTTAGTAGGTTTTAGAAATAGATTGGTAGTCTTTTTAAATTGGGTATATAATTATACTAGTTATAATAAAGCCTCAAGGCTAATTATAAGAAGGTTTAGTGTTAGTTCTAGACGTGTAAGAACAAATTCTGAGTTATAA
- a CDS encoding arylsulfatase, which yields MNKYSCHLIVLSLLIFSACSSSNVKTKDEKVVSKKPNIIYILADDLGYGDVSSFNPESKIPTVNLDKMASNGVMFTDAHTSSAVCTPTRYGILTGRYNWRSSLKSGVLGGYSKSLITPDRTTVADVLKNQGYKTAYIGKWHMGWDWTFNGEQKETINNLHTIQDVDYTKPIKNGPSTHGFDYSFGFCGSLDMPPYVYVENDMPTMVPTKTTQNKDSKGVWRKGPTSDDFVHQTVLQDLTDRAINYIGDNASGDKPFFLYLPLPAPHTPILPSDEFLGKSKTNEYGDFVLQVDDVVGQIREKLKALGISENTLLVFTSDNGCSPKADFKELEKFNHDPSYVFRGMKADIYEGGHHVPFIIEWPNQALKNVSTDRTIGTTDFFATCADIAGYKIKDTEGEDSYSMLPLLTNKETKEIREYIVYHSIDGSFAIKHGDFKLCLTQGSAGWSYPKPQEIKKKKLDLPEMQLFNIKEDVSETKNLIVSYPKKAAELKAALKKIILEGRSTEGVVQTNEGMDHWKQIEAIIN from the coding sequence ATGAATAAGTATAGCTGTCATTTAATAGTATTATCTCTATTAATTTTTTCTGCTTGTAGTAGTTCTAATGTAAAAACAAAAGACGAAAAAGTAGTTTCTAAAAAACCAAATATCATTTACATTCTTGCTGATGATTTAGGGTATGGAGATGTGAGTAGTTTTAATCCAGAGAGTAAAATACCAACTGTAAATTTAGACAAAATGGCGTCTAATGGAGTAATGTTTACAGATGCACATACCTCTTCTGCTGTTTGTACACCAACAAGATATGGTATTTTAACAGGTCGTTATAATTGGAGAAGTAGCTTAAAAAGTGGAGTTTTAGGTGGGTATTCAAAGTCATTAATTACACCAGACAGAACAACAGTTGCAGATGTGCTAAAAAACCAAGGCTATAAGACTGCTTATATTGGTAAATGGCACATGGGCTGGGATTGGACTTTTAATGGAGAACAAAAAGAAACCATCAATAATTTGCATACAATACAAGATGTAGATTATACAAAACCTATTAAGAATGGTCCATCTACGCATGGTTTCGATTATTCGTTTGGTTTCTGTGGTTCTCTAGATATGCCGCCTTATGTATATGTAGAAAATGACATGCCAACCATGGTACCTACAAAAACCACCCAAAATAAAGATTCTAAGGGAGTGTGGAGAAAAGGACCAACTTCAGATGATTTTGTACATCAAACAGTATTACAAGATTTAACAGATAGAGCTATTAATTATATAGGAGATAATGCAAGTGGAGATAAACCTTTCTTTTTGTATTTGCCTTTACCAGCACCTCATACACCAATTTTACCTTCGGATGAGTTTTTGGGTAAAAGTAAAACGAATGAGTATGGCGATTTTGTATTGCAGGTAGATGATGTGGTTGGTCAAATTAGAGAAAAACTAAAAGCATTGGGTATTTCAGAAAATACCTTGTTGGTTTTTACAAGTGATAATGGATGCTCGCCAAAAGCAGATTTTAAAGAATTAGAAAAGTTTAATCACGATCCTAGTTATGTGTTTAGAGGTATGAAAGCAGATATTTATGAAGGAGGGCATCATGTACCTTTTATTATAGAATGGCCTAACCAAGCATTAAAGAATGTAAGTACAGATAGAACAATTGGTACAACAGACTTTTTTGCAACTTGTGCAGATATTGCTGGTTATAAAATTAAAGATACAGAAGGTGAAGATAGTTACAGTATGTTACCATTATTAACCAATAAAGAGACAAAAGAAATAAGAGAATATATTGTGTATCATTCTATAGATGGTTCATTTGCCATAAAACATGGCGATTTTAAACTGTGTTTAACGCAAGGTTCTGCTGGGTGGAGTTACCCAAAACCACAAGAGATAAAAAAGAAAAAATTAGATTTACCTGAAATGCAATTGTTTAATATCAAAGAAGATGTTTCAGAAACTAAAAACCTAATTGTAAGTTATCCTAAAAAAGCAGCAGAATTAAAAGCAGCTTTAAAGAAAATTATTTTAGAAGGAAGAAGTACTGAAGGAGTTGTTCAAACAAATGAAGGTATGGACCACTGGAAACAGATAGAAGCAATTATTAATTAA
- a CDS encoding T9SS type A sorting domain-containing protein codes for MNTKNYFLKTLFLTLIIYCINTSVYSQTTIYTNDMDYVIGDTKQAFITGAITTETQADNLLKGFKNLKVNGIRIPIFPRDEDTGVSLNPEPEMMKYFYEQALAQGFLIFANPAQGGGGARIANNDLSEEGGVNGVQAATDELIARMLEFSAEYPNCKWLNPFNEDGRATSSTWSVDQYHTIYAALYNNVNGAELVGPCTWGLGAGIDMLQNTNISDYITVATSHNLGFEHGKWPTFINLAKADDLPVWDSEVNHSDKYGTGTRLEKAIENKVDGLVLYDIWKNISLTDGYINSGGQDMMILYLKDYTIPVGIAVDGVATQSETTTPQWYVEALVAIDGNTNGHWSGGNGSVTHTSGENPWWQVDLGSDKKIGEIIIHNRTDANPQNLSNFTVTVTNTIGSKVFTKTYADYPDPRLIIETGTISGGVVKVQKNDTGTLTLAEVQVFAPDESLSTEIFDNINVKIYPNPVADVFTISAPISTFNQYEVYNINGQRILSDSISNNTGEVEVNLTNFSRGIYMIKLNGVQFSKTYKIVKE; via the coding sequence ATGAATACAAAAAACTACTTTCTAAAGACACTATTTTTAACTTTAATTATTTATTGTATCAACACAAGTGTGTATAGTCAAACAACTATTTATACCAATGATATGGATTATGTAATAGGTGACACAAAACAGGCTTTTATAACAGGTGCAATTACTACAGAAACACAAGCAGACAATCTACTTAAAGGATTTAAAAATTTAAAAGTAAATGGTATACGTATTCCTATTTTCCCAAGGGATGAGGATACAGGGGTGAGTCTTAATCCTGAGCCTGAGATGATGAAATATTTTTATGAACAAGCATTAGCACAAGGGTTTCTTATTTTTGCGAACCCAGCGCAAGGTGGTGGAGGGGCACGAATAGCAAACAATGATCTTTCCGAAGAAGGAGGGGTAAATGGTGTTCAAGCTGCAACAGATGAATTAATTGCTAGAATGTTAGAGTTTTCCGCAGAATACCCAAACTGTAAATGGCTTAATCCTTTTAATGAAGATGGTAGAGCCACTAGTAGTACTTGGAGTGTAGATCAATATCATACTATCTATGCTGCACTATACAACAATGTAAACGGAGCAGAATTGGTGGGACCCTGTACTTGGGGGTTAGGTGCAGGAATCGACATGCTTCAAAACACAAATATATCTGACTACATTACAGTAGCAACGTCTCATAATTTAGGATTTGAGCATGGGAAATGGCCTACTTTTATAAATTTAGCGAAAGCAGATGATTTACCTGTTTGGGATTCTGAAGTGAATCATAGTGATAAATATGGAACAGGAACTCGTTTAGAAAAAGCTATAGAAAATAAAGTAGATGGATTGGTGTTGTATGATATATGGAAAAATATTAGCTTAACTGATGGATATATCAATAGTGGTGGACAAGATATGATGATTTTATATTTAAAAGATTACACTATTCCTGTTGGTATTGCTGTAGATGGTGTTGCTACACAATCAGAAACTACAACTCCTCAATGGTACGTAGAAGCCTTAGTTGCAATTGATGGTAACACCAACGGCCATTGGTCTGGTGGTAATGGGTCTGTTACTCATACATCCGGTGAAAATCCTTGGTGGCAGGTTGACCTTGGTTCTGATAAAAAAATAGGAGAAATTATTATACATAATAGGACAGATGCCAATCCACAAAATCTATCTAATTTTACTGTAACAGTTACAAATACTATTGGTAGTAAGGTATTTACTAAAACATATGCAGATTATCCAGATCCACGTTTAATAATTGAAACGGGTACCATAAGTGGTGGTGTTGTTAAAGTACAAAAAAATGATACAGGTACATTAACTTTAGCAGAAGTACAAGTTTTTGCTCCAGATGAAAGTTTATCTACAGAAATATTTGATAATATTAATGTTAAAATTTATCCAAACCCGGTTGCTGATGTTTTTACCATATCTGCACCTATTTCAACATTCAATCAATATGAAGTTTATAATATAAACGGACAGCGAATTTTAAGTGATAGCATCTCTAATAATACAGGAGAAGTTGAAGTTAATTTAACCAATTTTTCAAGAGGTATTTATATGATAAAATTAAACGGTGTTCAATTTTCTAAAACATATAAGATCGTTAAAGAGTAA
- a CDS encoding glycoside hydrolase family 97 protein: MKLQLNKKSISTRQERLLSMFMLLIFLFSVFTSCKSSNNMSVGSPDASVQIKLEEVAGNVVYKLYRQEKLIVDTSVISILPNIPAKIINTEIHNSNSSWKPVWGQFSEIKNEYNELVLDVLLENVKAKLYVRVFNKGVGFRYEIEGFKEGNEATFYCEYNLSSTNELYTPNGENPPLGPISIESLTKVKKQPRLMTPLVVTNSDNSYVSLLESDLYVAPEFGTIKFKFNTDKNILVATNKTTLKGTKVTTPWRVILVEEKIGDLVTNTVPLNLATPNQIEDTSWIEPGKTLWDWRVHDYKTEDGFVYGVDTESYIRFIDFAVEKNIKYFLIDANWFTKVTKGHFEVTEKLDLEKVSKYAKTKGVKLILYYDRHKGDYGDDELFSHYASLGMSGIKYGFMGNNVSFTSDAIQQSAKNHLLVDFHDSPVPFTGMERTFPNAITREYCHAQQDSRKAFTPETFIKMALINAIQGPLDMNNGNFDLIGINKGDRLKGPKKINTYFSTVVSEAARTLVIFSGLVCLPDSPEAYAKKADLFEFIEKMPVGKWDESSVLSSKIDDHISTARRFNEEWFIGSVASKKGTALDINLDFLAEGKSYTVTYYEDTKETHGMNNPEAYQIRKGTVKKGDVIKAIMAPSGGHCMWIRPKLN; the protein is encoded by the coding sequence ATGAAATTACAATTAAATAAAAAAAGTATTAGTACTAGGCAAGAAAGGTTATTATCTATGTTTATGTTACTAATCTTCCTTTTTAGTGTATTTACTTCTTGTAAATCAAGTAATAATATGAGTGTAGGTTCTCCAGATGCATCTGTTCAAATTAAATTAGAGGAAGTAGCAGGTAATGTGGTGTATAAGCTATATAGACAAGAAAAATTAATTGTAGATACTTCTGTAATCTCAATATTGCCAAATATTCCTGCCAAAATAATCAACACAGAAATTCATAATTCTAATAGCAGTTGGAAGCCAGTATGGGGACAATTTAGTGAAATTAAAAACGAGTATAATGAGCTTGTTTTAGATGTTTTATTAGAAAATGTAAAAGCCAAATTATACGTACGTGTTTTTAATAAAGGAGTTGGTTTTAGATACGAAATAGAAGGGTTTAAAGAAGGAAATGAAGCTACTTTTTATTGTGAGTATAATTTAAGTAGTACAAACGAACTGTATACACCAAACGGAGAAAATCCTCCTTTAGGACCAATTTCTATTGAAAGCTTAACGAAAGTTAAAAAACAACCAAGATTAATGACGCCTTTGGTTGTTACCAATTCTGATAATTCTTATGTATCATTATTAGAATCAGATTTATATGTAGCTCCAGAATTTGGTACCATCAAATTTAAGTTCAATACAGATAAAAATATCCTTGTAGCTACCAACAAAACAACATTAAAAGGTACAAAAGTAACCACGCCATGGCGGGTGATTTTAGTTGAAGAAAAAATAGGCGATTTAGTAACGAATACTGTTCCTCTTAATTTAGCAACGCCAAATCAAATAGAAGATACTTCTTGGATTGAACCAGGTAAAACGCTTTGGGATTGGAGAGTGCATGATTATAAAACAGAAGATGGTTTTGTATACGGAGTAGATACAGAAAGTTACATCAGATTTATTGATTTTGCTGTAGAAAAAAATATTAAGTATTTTTTAATTGATGCCAATTGGTTTACAAAAGTTACCAAAGGTCACTTTGAGGTTACAGAAAAATTAGATTTAGAAAAGGTCTCTAAATATGCAAAAACAAAAGGTGTTAAGTTAATCTTGTATTACGATAGACATAAAGGAGATTATGGAGATGATGAATTGTTTTCTCATTATGCTTCTTTAGGTATGAGCGGTATTAAATATGGTTTTATGGGGAATAACGTTTCTTTTACAAGTGATGCAATTCAACAAAGTGCAAAAAACCATTTATTAGTAGACTTTCATGATTCACCAGTTCCTTTTACAGGAATGGAAAGAACTTTTCCAAATGCTATTACTAGAGAATATTGTCATGCACAACAAGATTCTAGAAAAGCATTTACGCCAGAAACTTTTATTAAAATGGCATTAATTAATGCAATTCAAGGTCCTTTAGATATGAATAATGGAAACTTTGATTTGATAGGAATTAATAAAGGAGATCGATTAAAAGGCCCAAAAAAGATAAATACGTATTTCTCAACAGTAGTTTCAGAAGCTGCAAGAACATTGGTTATTTTTAGTGGGTTGGTTTGTCTTCCAGATTCACCAGAAGCATATGCTAAAAAAGCAGATCTTTTTGAATTTATTGAAAAAATGCCTGTAGGTAAATGGGATGAAAGTAGTGTTTTAAGTAGCAAAATAGACGATCATATTTCTACGGCAAGGAGGTTTAATGAAGAATGGTTTATTGGTTCTGTAGCAAGTAAAAAAGGGACTGCTTTAGACATTAATTTAGACTTTTTAGCAGAAGGAAAAAGTTATACGGTTACGTATTATGAAGATACAAAAGAGACACATGGTATGAATAACCCAGAAGCGTATCAAATAAGAAAAGGTACCGTTAAAAAAGGAGATGTTATAAAAGCAATAATGGCACCAAGTGGAGGACATTGTATGTGGATTAGACCAAAATTAAATTAA